From Aristaeella lactis, the proteins below share one genomic window:
- a CDS encoding histidine phosphatase family protein has protein sequence MIYFVRHGETVWNVENKICGATDSPLTERGHQQAIETGEKIREKGIHADLILYSPLSRAKDTAKHIAEITGIPMKEEPRLFEQHFGKYESTPRNGEEFREAKKQFLNRYEGGESMFQLAQRVYNLLDELKADGGDYILVAHNGIARVVQSYFYEMTNDEYAGFGIGNGEVRQYRF, from the coding sequence ATGATCTATTTTGTGCGGCACGGAGAGACCGTGTGGAATGTGGAGAACAAGATCTGCGGGGCGACGGACAGTCCTTTGACGGAGCGGGGACACCAACAGGCGATCGAAACGGGTGAAAAGATCCGGGAAAAGGGTATCCACGCGGATCTGATCCTGTATTCACCGCTATCCCGGGCAAAGGATACGGCGAAGCATATCGCTGAGATCACCGGGATTCCAATGAAGGAAGAACCGAGGCTGTTTGAACAGCATTTCGGGAAATATGAATCCACACCGCGGAACGGTGAAGAGTTCCGGGAAGCCAAGAAGCAGTTCCTGAACCGCTACGAGGGCGGTGAATCCATGTTTCAGCTGGCCCAGAGGGTTTACAACCTGCTGGACGAGCTGAAAGCTGACGGCGGCGATTATATCCTGGTGGCGCATAACGGGATTGCCCGGGTTGTGCAGTCATATTTTTATGAGATGACGAATGATGAGTATGCCGGGTTTGGGATAGGAAATGGAGAGGTGAGACAGTACAGATTCTAA
- a CDS encoding GNAT family N-acetyltransferase has translation MKEYIRFLEEIAGNGHVALNVMQYDGWLLRFSKGYTSRANSVSVLYPSRKSIEEKVAYCEARYAKQGQPAIFKVTELDTELTEYLLKRGYSVVTPTDVMVLDLEKTDPAADLKDCAFDAEPWEWLPAFYEFENRKDTAVQAIYNEMLSKVLVDAYYCTVMKDGKPVACASTAAEQGYALLQNVVVDPALRGQGIGEKLCRAILAKEKERGTRYAYLQVVQTNKAAMKLYEKLGFSKVYTYQYMKQAK, from the coding sequence ATGAAAGAATATATCAGGTTTTTGGAAGAGATCGCGGGGAACGGACATGTGGCGCTGAATGTGATGCAGTATGACGGATGGCTCCTGCGGTTTTCCAAAGGATATACGAGCCGGGCAAACTCTGTGAGTGTGCTTTATCCTTCCCGGAAGAGCATTGAAGAAAAGGTGGCATACTGTGAAGCGCGCTACGCGAAACAGGGACAGCCGGCGATCTTCAAGGTAACGGAACTGGACACGGAACTGACTGAATACCTGCTGAAAAGGGGATACAGCGTTGTGACGCCTACGGACGTGATGGTGCTGGATCTGGAGAAGACAGATCCTGCAGCGGATCTGAAGGACTGCGCTTTTGACGCGGAACCGTGGGAATGGTTGCCGGCATTCTATGAATTTGAAAACCGGAAGGATACGGCAGTACAGGCCATCTATAACGAGATGCTGTCCAAAGTGCTGGTAGACGCGTATTACTGCACAGTGATGAAGGACGGAAAGCCCGTGGCCTGTGCCTCAACCGCGGCGGAACAGGGATACGCGCTGCTGCAGAACGTGGTGGTGGATCCGGCACTGCGGGGACAGGGAATCGGTGAAAAGCTCTGCAGGGCGATCCTTGCCAAAGAGAAAGAACGGGGAACACGGTACGCATACCTGCAGGTGGTACAGACGAACAAGGCGGCCATGAAACTGTATGAGAAGCTTGGATTCAGCAAGGTGTATACATATCAGTATATGAAGCAGGCGAAATAA
- a CDS encoding aspartate/glutamate racemase family protein: MKKIGLVGGTGPESTLMYYRELNTRIDRMTGGKAMPDIAIESVNFRRAWEYVEKGQYDLLVDYLAEKISCLEAGGAEVISLTAGTMHIVMDDLLKKTKADLVSIPRAVCREAQRRGYRRIGLLGTIFTMEKDYMKTDLREAGIEVIIPEKADRELIAKRILEELENGIVKESTLNEFQAIIRKMQEQDGIEAVVLGCTELPMILNEGNCPAAVLDSVEIHIEELIRISIGDGNQ; the protein is encoded by the coding sequence ATGAAAAAGATCGGGCTGGTGGGCGGAACAGGACCGGAATCTACGCTTATGTATTACAGGGAACTGAATACGAGGATAGACCGGATGACGGGCGGTAAAGCCATGCCGGACATTGCCATTGAAAGCGTGAATTTCCGCCGGGCCTGGGAATATGTTGAAAAAGGGCAGTATGACCTGCTGGTGGATTACCTGGCAGAGAAGATCAGCTGCCTGGAGGCAGGAGGCGCGGAAGTGATCTCACTGACTGCCGGAACGATGCATATTGTGATGGATGACCTGCTGAAGAAGACGAAGGCAGACCTTGTCAGCATTCCCCGGGCAGTGTGCCGGGAGGCACAGCGCAGGGGGTACCGGAGGATCGGCTTGCTGGGGACTATCTTTACAATGGAAAAGGACTACATGAAGACGGATCTCCGGGAAGCCGGAATTGAAGTTATCATTCCGGAAAAGGCGGACAGGGAACTGATCGCCAAAAGGATCCTGGAAGAGCTTGAGAACGGCATTGTAAAGGAATCCACGCTGAATGAATTCCAGGCGATCATCCGGAAAATGCAGGAACAGGACGGTATAGAGGCTGTCGTGCTGGGATGCACGGAACTGCCGATGATCCTGAATGAGGGAAACTGCCCGGCGGCGGTGCTGGACAGCGTGGAAATACATATTGAAGAGTTGATAAGGATTTCCATCGGAGATGGAAATCAATGA
- a CDS encoding L,D-transpeptidase, giving the protein MMRLRSLFCLLLALVLLGTCGFAWAEEDEIVEDIWVDPDDELSETIEKATPVLETEEVFTPSHGSAYTDGQGSAYWNTPMDISDEEAVWNMLMEPITVVDLGKIKGKSKSQLTKVQTYLYQEPDEKSKIIGEVSNLSQGLRVIETLDNGWSLVECYSSSFFSKPATKTKAWNLLVSGYIPTKYLKQVEPTKRLALVVDKLAQRLYVFQEGKMIATLLCSTGLVQWNGSKYQPYNETRSGEFLLINMTGQLTSDKLICAYAIRFNGGDEVHEVPHQKNKDGSHNYKTTEPKLGTKCSHGCIRVQRLKTPEGINMAWIYNLVNSEKLCGKVKVVIWEDWQGRQLPEPDPETVLYYNPNGGSYYHREDHCTNGKGITFTPFTYSQLDEAPYSKLQACPNCVPERRLQDIQAVNEVYAEGGDHEELLNTLRQDYWDYLNKD; this is encoded by the coding sequence ATGATGCGGTTGCGATCCCTTTTCTGCCTGCTGCTGGCGCTCGTGTTACTGGGCACCTGTGGTTTCGCATGGGCTGAAGAGGACGAGATCGTTGAAGATATCTGGGTCGATCCGGATGATGAGCTTTCGGAAACCATCGAAAAGGCGACACCTGTCCTGGAAACAGAGGAAGTTTTCACGCCGTCCCACGGCAGTGCCTATACAGACGGGCAGGGATCAGCCTACTGGAACACTCCAATGGACATCAGCGATGAAGAAGCTGTATGGAATATGCTCATGGAGCCGATCACCGTGGTGGATCTGGGAAAGATCAAGGGCAAAAGCAAATCCCAGCTGACCAAGGTGCAGACTTACCTGTATCAGGAACCGGATGAGAAATCCAAGATCATCGGCGAAGTATCCAACCTGTCACAGGGACTTCGCGTGATCGAGACGCTGGATAACGGCTGGTCCCTGGTGGAATGTTATTCCAGTTCCTTTTTCTCCAAGCCGGCCACAAAGACCAAAGCATGGAACCTGCTCGTAAGCGGCTATATCCCGACAAAATACCTGAAGCAGGTGGAGCCAACAAAGCGGCTTGCCCTTGTCGTGGATAAGCTGGCACAGCGGCTGTATGTTTTCCAGGAAGGAAAGATGATCGCCACACTCCTGTGCTCCACAGGCCTGGTGCAGTGGAACGGATCAAAATATCAGCCGTATAACGAGACGCGCTCCGGAGAGTTCCTGCTGATCAACATGACCGGCCAGCTGACCAGCGACAAGCTGATCTGCGCCTACGCCATCCGTTTCAACGGCGGGGACGAAGTGCATGAGGTGCCCCATCAGAAAAACAAGGACGGTTCACATAACTACAAAACAACGGAACCGAAACTCGGCACCAAGTGCAGCCATGGCTGCATCCGGGTGCAGCGCCTGAAGACCCCTGAAGGGATCAACATGGCGTGGATCTATAACCTGGTGAATTCAGAGAAACTCTGCGGCAAGGTGAAGGTCGTTATCTGGGAGGACTGGCAGGGACGCCAGCTTCCGGAACCCGATCCGGAAACAGTGCTGTATTACAATCCGAACGGCGGTTCCTACTACCACCGGGAGGATCACTGCACCAACGGGAAAGGGATTACTTTTACACCCTTTACCTATTCCCAGCTTGATGAGGCACCCTACAGCAAACTGCAGGCCTGCCCGAACTGTGTGCCGGAGCGGCGGCTCCAGGACATCCAGGCCGTGAATGAAGTGTATGCGGAAGGCGGGGACCACGAGGAACTGCTGAATACACTTCGACAGGACTACTGGGATTATCTTAACAAGGATTGA
- a CDS encoding GNAT family N-acetyltransferase: MNITIRKMKETDFESLHTLLSNPDVMKYMEPPYTEEQTKEFLEYALSDEPRVFTAEDDGKFIGYVIYGTYEEDTMELGWVLLPEYWNKGYASALTKLLMEKAAADGKKPVIECDPEQAVTKHIAEKYGFVYTETWDDLEVYRLPEQKIS; this comes from the coding sequence ATGAATATTACGATCCGTAAAATGAAAGAAACTGATTTTGAATCGCTGCATACCCTTTTATCCAATCCCGATGTGATGAAATACATGGAGCCACCTTATACCGAAGAGCAGACAAAGGAATTCCTGGAATATGCCCTGTCTGACGAACCCCGTGTTTTTACAGCGGAGGATGACGGTAAGTTCATCGGCTATGTGATCTACGGCACCTATGAGGAAGACACCATGGAACTGGGATGGGTGCTGCTGCCGGAATACTGGAACAAGGGATACGCATCCGCACTGACAAAGCTGCTGATGGAAAAAGCGGCAGCGGACGGAAAGAAACCGGTGATCGAATGCGATCCGGAACAGGCCGTTACCAAACACATTGCTGAGAAATACGGGTTTGTGTATACCGAAACCTGGGACGATCTGGAGGTTTACAGGCTGCCGGAACAAAAAATTTCATAA
- a CDS encoding GNAT family N-acetyltransferase translates to MDIREYPAYREEEILRLYSAVGWSAYTNDPAALQKGFEQSLLVLAAYENDKLAGIIRVVGDGATIVFVQDILVFPEYQRKGIGTALLKEILARYSHVRQIELTTDSTPKTIAFYESVGFRKMSDMGCEGFMRA, encoded by the coding sequence ATGGACATCAGAGAATACCCTGCTTACAGGGAAGAAGAAATACTGCGGCTTTATTCAGCTGTGGGCTGGAGTGCCTATACCAACGACCCGGCAGCTCTGCAAAAGGGATTTGAACAGTCCCTGCTGGTACTGGCAGCTTATGAGAATGATAAGCTGGCCGGAATCATCCGGGTTGTAGGCGATGGCGCCACGATCGTATTTGTGCAGGATATCCTGGTTTTTCCGGAATATCAGCGCAAAGGCATCGGAACGGCCCTGCTGAAAGAGATATTGGCCCGATACAGCCATGTGCGCCAGATTGAACTGACAACGGATTCCACACCGAAGACGATCGCTTTTTATGAATCCGTTGGATTCAGGAAGATGTCGGACATGGGGTGCGAGGGGTTTATGCGGGCATAG
- a CDS encoding leucine-rich repeat domain-containing protein produces the protein MKKFLIIMAAVLLAGIVFTGIASAETNYTSVSEIPMAVDFTFMLEFDDAGEPHIVTDYPFESTGATEMVLNYNTAGTLKAVELTYEFNTGETRVVIWNNRYSSFQAANQALRSGQLTVDNTISINTSNYGPETDWFLLYSLEGGRFFQYDEKTYAQPDNGIETGGTIKSASYDADGNLIYSSFMKRSKDADLWIIYDVNGEVTDCRIDPNYRKSSFYSYDKTTGLFNGKKLSELELGFDDEDLQVPAIAALGRDQVNAEQAVAATETEPAKTEPAAVTAEETLVSVGYTSVSQIPMAVDFTVSVEFDDAGNPRVVTDYPFETTGATEMNLTYDKDDIRGAITVNYRAETGKTRIIGFNRKVFPDFDTSGAGDMIRNGVLTLHDSVYVGTTNENEQTDWYLAYSISKKAYVFYEEKTHSQGFNAMGSGGTAKTINYENGIISDSSIIKRMKNADMILNFDQFGNMSKCSVSQYRPESKTYEYNAETGLFDGKKISELDFGFEEADLQAAAPAALGKEQDNAEPAAVTEESERAEIEPETDKTEQVKTESAAVTAIEKPSIEEFTSVSKIPMAVDFTVSVEIDDAGMPHIVTDYPFEAMGATELGLQYSKKNFKHATELVYDAVRKETRMGWYTPKAFSSDNYTDRIAEVGQMIRDGVLTMDDSVWIGTTYENENTDWYLEYSISKKSYVLYEEKTQSHGYNAMAIGGKSATINYTNGKISGSSITKRLEKADLILSFDRYGKLLSGYVTQRVVGGSAYDYNLSTGLFGGKKISELDWGFEEADLQIPAPAALEAEQAPAKTEPAAVTAIEKPPIDEFTSVSKIPMAVDFTVSVEFDDEGEPRIVTDYPFETMGAAVMNLRYDKGDIPEAVVLSYYADTGRTWLTGYNGKLFPDHDTSGAWDMIRNGEVTMNDSVWVGTAYRNAQTDWYLEYSISKKAYVSYEEKTHSQGFNAMGTGGIRKKLAYSGDELVRSYYQKRTENADLCLYFDQFGHMNSCYISQYRPESNSFYYDFATGLFGGKKISELGLGYEDEDLQVTAPAALEAEQKYAGTAETEQKTESASVTAIEKPSIDEFTSVSKIPMAVDFTVSLEFDDEGKPHVVTDYPFEATGATEMNLVFSKKDFRSAIDMRYDAATKETRFSGYYPQAFSSEDYYEIVEEASKMVQNGELTMEDSVWIGTSFHSEKADWYLEYSISEKTYLSYEEKTHSQGFNAMGTGGEINQISYNNGMLSGSYYMKRGEKLDMILRFDEYGKVVYGYISQHYPAQIFYEYDPATGLFDGKKISELGLGFEDKDVQVYAPAVLKTEQGKTDSVAVTAVEKPSMDEFTEVSKIPMAVDFTVSVEFDDAGKPQIVTDYPFEAMGATEMNLEYSKKDFRYAIELTYDAVRKETRFGAYYPNAFSSDDYYGRIEEASQMIRDGVLTMEDGVWVGTTYENEQTDWYLKYSISKKTYVTYEERTQSQGFNAMGAGGIGKTINYVNGTISKSSISKRMENADMILSFDRYGKLLSGYVSQYRPERNYYDYNPTTGLFGGKKISELGLGFEEADPQMPAPAALKAEQEQAETAPATVETEQAKAEPAAPAAEEAPGTDAGQETADPKLFGYKVKEDGTAEITSVKESITDGRIPAMLDGYAVTSIGYQAFMNCNNLTVVIIPEGVKKISHWAFSYCENLKNISLPDSIEEIGQPPILQCYNMLSFSISPNHPIYAFSNCALINKKNMQMITACGMGETYEVSWGITEILEDAFCSSEVKKVILPDSVQIIGMCAFTGATNLEEVFIPEGIKEIGTQAFMHCGMLNSVTIPNSVYSIGAGAFDDCNNLTTVQISKDHPVYEVKDRVLIEKRTMTLISVAGSIKGAYTVPAGIKVIGTVSLQNCSQMTEIIIPDSVITIEDAAIPKFYDIVCKARKGSCAEKYCKKNGITFEPIK, from the coding sequence ATGAAAAAGTTCCTGATCATTATGGCGGCGGTACTGCTGGCAGGCATCGTATTCACCGGTATTGCCTCGGCAGAAACGAACTACACCAGCGTTTCTGAGATTCCCATGGCTGTGGACTTCACATTCATGCTGGAGTTTGATGACGCCGGTGAACCGCATATCGTGACGGATTATCCGTTCGAATCCACCGGAGCGACGGAAATGGTCCTGAATTACAATACCGCCGGAACGCTGAAGGCGGTGGAACTGACATATGAGTTTAACACAGGGGAAACCCGGGTGGTTATCTGGAATAACCGTTACTCCAGCTTCCAGGCGGCAAACCAGGCGCTCCGGAGCGGACAGCTGACTGTGGATAATACGATAAGTATCAACACATCAAACTATGGTCCGGAAACAGACTGGTTCCTGCTTTATTCCCTGGAAGGAGGACGATTCTTCCAGTACGATGAAAAAACCTATGCCCAGCCCGATAATGGCATTGAAACGGGAGGAACGATAAAAAGCGCCAGCTATGATGCTGACGGCAACCTGATCTATTCAAGTTTCATGAAACGTTCCAAAGACGCGGACCTGTGGATCATCTATGATGTGAACGGGGAAGTTACCGACTGCAGGATTGATCCGAATTACCGGAAATCCTCCTTCTACAGTTACGACAAGACCACCGGTCTTTTCAACGGAAAGAAGCTCAGCGAACTGGAGCTTGGATTTGATGATGAGGATCTGCAGGTACCTGCGATTGCCGCACTTGGAAGGGATCAGGTCAATGCTGAGCAGGCTGTTGCAGCAACAGAGACGGAACCGGCAAAGACTGAACCTGCGGCTGTGACAGCGGAAGAAACGCTCGTGTCTGTTGGCTATACCAGCGTGTCACAGATCCCGATGGCTGTGGACTTTACGGTCAGTGTGGAGTTCGATGACGCGGGCAATCCGCGTGTTGTGACGGATTATCCGTTTGAAACCACGGGTGCCACCGAAATGAACCTGACGTATGATAAAGATGATATCAGGGGCGCCATCACGGTGAATTACCGGGCCGAAACCGGTAAAACAAGAATCATTGGTTTTAACAGGAAGGTATTCCCTGACTTTGATACATCAGGAGCAGGAGACATGATCCGGAACGGCGTCCTGACCCTGCATGACAGTGTCTACGTCGGTACAACAAATGAAAACGAGCAGACAGACTGGTATCTGGCGTATTCCATCAGCAAGAAAGCTTATGTGTTTTATGAGGAAAAAACACATTCCCAGGGATTTAACGCCATGGGATCCGGTGGTACAGCAAAAACAATCAATTATGAAAACGGAATAATAAGCGACTCATCAATCATTAAGCGCATGAAAAATGCTGATATGATCCTGAACTTTGATCAGTTCGGCAATATGAGCAAATGCTCTGTTTCTCAGTACCGTCCGGAAAGCAAAACCTATGAATACAATGCCGAAACCGGACTATTTGACGGGAAGAAGATCAGCGAACTGGACTTTGGATTTGAAGAAGCAGACCTGCAGGCAGCCGCGCCTGCCGCACTTGGAAAGGAACAGGATAATGCTGAACCGGCTGCCGTAACAGAAGAGTCAGAACGAGCGGAGATTGAGCCGGAAACAGATAAGACTGAACAGGTAAAGACTGAATCTGCGGCTGTGACGGCGATTGAAAAACCTTCGATCGAAGAGTTTACCAGCGTATCAAAGATCCCGATGGCTGTGGACTTCACAGTCAGCGTGGAAATCGATGACGCAGGCATGCCGCACATTGTGACGGACTATCCTTTTGAAGCTATGGGTGCTACAGAGCTGGGTCTGCAATACAGCAAGAAGAATTTCAAGCATGCCACTGAACTGGTGTATGATGCTGTCAGGAAAGAAACAAGAATGGGATGGTATACTCCAAAAGCGTTTTCCAGCGATAATTATACTGACAGGATTGCAGAGGTCGGTCAGATGATCCGGGATGGCGTCCTGACCATGGATGACAGTGTCTGGATTGGTACAACGTATGAAAACGAGAATACGGACTGGTATCTGGAGTATTCCATCAGTAAGAAATCCTATGTTTTATATGAAGAAAAAACCCAATCCCATGGATATAACGCAATGGCAATAGGCGGCAAAAGTGCAACAATCAATTATACAAACGGGAAAATATCCGGCTCATCGATTACGAAACGTTTGGAAAAAGCTGATTTGATCCTGTCCTTTGATCGATATGGAAAGCTGCTTAGCGGGTATGTTACCCAGCGTGTTGTGGGAGGAAGCGCCTACGACTATAATCTCTCAACCGGACTGTTTGGTGGAAAAAAGATCAGCGAACTGGATTGGGGATTTGAGGAGGCAGACCTGCAAATACCGGCACCTGCTGCACTGGAAGCAGAGCAGGCGCCGGCAAAGACTGAGCCTGCGGCTGTGACAGCAATTGAAAAGCCTCCGATCGACGAGTTTACCAGCGTTTCGAAAATCCCGATGGCCGTGGACTTTACGGTCAGCGTGGAATTCGATGACGAGGGTGAGCCTCGTATTGTGACGGATTATCCATTTGAGACCATGGGCGCGGCGGTAATGAACCTGCGGTATGATAAAGGCGATATCCCGGAAGCCGTTGTGCTGAGTTACTATGCTGATACCGGAAGAACATGGCTTACAGGCTATAATGGCAAGTTATTTCCTGACCACGATACATCAGGAGCCTGGGATATGATCCGGAACGGCGAAGTGACCATGAATGACAGCGTCTGGGTCGGTACAGCGTATAGAAATGCGCAGACGGATTGGTATCTGGAGTATTCCATCAGTAAGAAAGCCTATGTTTCATATGAGGAAAAAACCCATTCCCAGGGTTTTAACGCCATGGGTACAGGCGGAATCAGGAAAAAGCTCGCTTATTCGGGTGATGAACTGGTGCGGTCCTATTATCAGAAAAGAACCGAAAATGCTGATCTGTGCCTGTACTTTGATCAGTTCGGTCATATGAACTCCTGCTATATTTCTCAGTACCGTCCGGAAAGTAATTCTTTTTACTACGATTTTGCTACAGGACTGTTTGGCGGGAAAAAGATCAGCGAGCTGGGACTTGGATACGAAGATGAGGACCTGCAGGTGACCGCGCCTGCGGCACTGGAAGCGGAGCAGAAATATGCCGGAACAGCAGAGACAGAACAAAAGACTGAATCTGCGTCTGTGACAGCAATTGAAAAGCCTTCGATAGACGAGTTTACCAGCGTATCAAAAATCCCGATGGCCGTGGACTTTACGGTCAGCCTGGAATTCGATGACGAGGGCAAGCCGCATGTCGTGACAGATTATCCCTTTGAAGCCACGGGCGCTACAGAAATGAACCTTGTGTTCAGCAAAAAGGATTTCCGAAGCGCAATTGATATGAGGTATGATGCTGCTACAAAAGAAACAAGGTTCAGCGGCTATTATCCCCAGGCCTTCTCCAGTGAGGATTATTATGAAATAGTGGAAGAGGCCAGCAAGATGGTCCAGAACGGAGAACTGACCATGGAGGACAGTGTCTGGATCGGCACATCATTCCATAGTGAGAAAGCAGACTGGTACCTGGAGTATTCCATCAGCGAAAAGACCTATTTGTCATATGAGGAAAAAACTCACTCCCAGGGCTTTAACGCCATGGGTACAGGCGGAGAGATAAACCAGATCAGTTATAATAACGGAATGCTCAGCGGTTCATACTATATGAAACGCGGGGAAAAACTCGATATGATCCTGCGTTTTGACGAATATGGCAAAGTGGTATACGGCTATATTTCGCAGCATTATCCGGCTCAAATATTCTATGAATATGATCCTGCCACCGGCCTGTTTGACGGGAAGAAGATCAGTGAACTGGGCCTTGGCTTTGAGGATAAAGACGTCCAGGTGTATGCGCCTGCAGTACTGAAAACAGAGCAGGGAAAGACTGATTCCGTGGCTGTGACAGCGGTTGAAAAGCCTTCGATGGATGAATTTACAGAGGTGTCGAAGATCCCGATGGCCGTGGACTTCACGGTTAGCGTGGAATTCGATGACGCAGGTAAGCCGCAGATTGTGACGGATTATCCTTTTGAAGCTATGGGTGCTACAGAGATGAACCTGGAGTACAGTAAAAAGGATTTCCGGTATGCTATTGAATTGACATACGATGCTGTCAGGAAAGAAACCAGATTCGGTGCATATTATCCCAATGCGTTTTCCAGTGATGATTATTATGGCAGGATAGAAGAGGCCAGTCAGATGATCCGGGATGGCGTCCTGACCATGGAAGACGGTGTATGGGTCGGCACAACGTATGAAAACGAGCAGACGGACTGGTATCTGAAGTATTCGATCAGCAAGAAAACCTATGTAACGTATGAGGAAAGAACACAATCCCAGGGATTTAACGCTATGGGAGCCGGCGGCATAGGAAAAACAATCAATTATGTAAACGGAACAATCAGCAAATCATCAATCAGTAAACGCATGGAAAACGCGGATATGATCCTGAGCTTTGATCGATATGGAAAGCTGCTGAGCGGGTATGTTTCCCAGTATCGCCCGGAAAGGAATTATTATGACTACAATCCCACAACCGGATTGTTTGGCGGAAAGAAGATCAGCGAACTGGGCCTGGGATTTGAGGAGGCAGATCCGCAAATGCCGGCACCTGCCGCGCTGAAAGCGGAGCAGGAGCAGGCAGAGACGGCGCCTGCAACAGTTGAAACTGAACAGGCGAAGGCAGAACCAGCCGCACCGGCAGCTGAAGAAGCTCCAGGGACGGATGCCGGACAGGAAACAGCGGATCCGAAACTGTTCGGGTACAAGGTAAAGGAAGACGGAACAGCTGAGATCACATCTGTCAAAGAGAGTATTACAGACGGCAGGATCCCGGCGATGCTGGACGGATACGCGGTGACATCAATCGGGTATCAGGCGTTTATGAATTGCAACAATCTTACGGTGGTTATTATTCCGGAAGGCGTGAAAAAGATCAGCCATTGGGCATTCTCTTATTGTGAAAACCTGAAAAACATCAGCCTGCCGGACAGTATTGAAGAGATTGGACAACCGCCGATCCTGCAGTGCTATAACATGCTGTCCTTTTCGATCTCCCCGAATCATCCGATCTACGCGTTCAGCAATTGCGCACTGATCAATAAGAAAAACATGCAGATGATCACGGCCTGCGGTATGGGAGAAACATATGAGGTGAGCTGGGGAATAACGGAAATCCTGGAAGATGCCTTCTGCAGCAGTGAAGTGAAAAAGGTTATTCTGCCGGACAGTGTACAGATAATTGGCATGTGTGCCTTCACAGGTGCCACGAACCTGGAAGAGGTCTTTATTCCGGAAGGAATTAAAGAAATAGGAACCCAGGCATTTATGCATTGCGGTATGCTGAATTCCGTTACGATCCCCAACAGTGTATACAGCATCGGAGCCGGTGCGTTTGATGACTGCAATAACCTGACGACTGTTCAGATTTCCAAGGATCATCCTGTCTATGAAGTGAAAGACCGGGTGCTGATTGAAAAGAGGACAATGACATTAATCAGTGTCGCCGGATCGATCAAAGGTGCTTATACGGTTCCGGCAGGAATCAAGGTCATCGGGACTGTCTCTTTACAGAATTGCTCTCAAATGACGGAAATTATTATTCCGGACAGTGTGATTACCATTGAAGATGCCGCAATCCCAAAGTTTTATGACATTGTTTGCAAAGCCAGGAAAGGATCGTGCGCAGAGAAGTATTGTAAAAAGAACGGGATAACGTTTGAACCAATAAAGTAA